DNA from Bacteroidota bacterium:
TCGTCAAAATTTCAAATTCAAGAAACTTCCTTTATAGCTTGTATAAAAATCCGGGTTAATTCGTTTACAGGTTTTCGTAAAATACTTGGATTAATTTTGAAATAAATAAACCCATCATTATGATTTACTGCTGGCAGAAAAACATTCATTGCTTCCAGAGCAACAATCAACCTTGTGGCATCGATATGATTAAGGTTCATTTGAAACACATTACTTCCATTCGGAATTTTAAATATATCTATATCTGACTGTGCTTGTAGCTCATTAAAAAAAACATCAGCTTGTTTCAAACTTGCTTCATAATCGGATAAGAAACTATCCAGATAATGGTTTGCTACAGCAGCAAAGGGCCATACCTGAATCACCCCACCCCCAAACATTCGTCGGGTATGAAAAAGATCCTCGATAAATGTTTTTTTACCTGCTAAAATAGCACCTGAAGCCGCATTAAAGTTTTTATATAAGGAAATGTAAACGGTATCAAACAGTTCCACAAAATCGTTCGGGCTTTTATCTGTATGAACACAAGCATTGAAAAGACGCGCGCCATCAAGATGCATCTTGATATTATTTTTATGTGCAAAGGCAGATATTTCTTTCATCTTGTCAAAATCAAACAATTGATTATTATATCTGCGCACCGGAGATTCAATGCTAATAACTCCTATTTGCGTATCTACCCTACCTTCGTTTGTCCGCAAGTATTCTTTTTCAACCTCTGCTAAATTAAAATCAACTTTACCTTTACCAAGCGGAATTAGATTTAGTCCACTCAAAATATTGGCACAATCGCCGGAATCACGATATAAATGACTATCCGACTGAACCAATACTTTACGATTTTCGCCAGCCAGTTTCCGCACAGCTATGTGATTAGCCAAGGTTCCGGTAGGCATAAAAATTGCACTTTCGGTTCCCAGTATCTTAGCCATTCCTTTTTCGAGTTCCTCAACAACCCCTCCCAAAGAATAATCATCGATTGAAATTCCAGCATTGGCGGACAATTTTGAGAGCAGGTTACTATATTCAGCCGGGGTAAAATCCAAGCCATCGCGTGTAAAATTAATTTTTTTACTGTCAATTTTCATCTGGTGGTCCTCGCTGATTCTATCAGAAAAAGCGATTGAAGGAACCGTAGCTGCAACTGTGAGTATGCTTCCTGTTTTAATGAAATTTCTTCGTTTCATATCCTTAATTCCCGTGTTTTTCAAGATCAGGCAGTGGCTCATTCATTATTAAAAAACGGTCGAACCATTCTTTAAGCATAAGATTGGTTTCTTCTTTGAATTCGGTAAGCCCATGATCAGCGCCTTCCATCATCACTAAACGATAAGGGATTTTCCCCTTTTGAAAAGCACTAGCCATATTTATTGCTGCCATAGGTGGAACGCGCCAATCAGAAGTACCATGCATAATCAATATCGGACAGGTTTTGCTGATTTCATGAACACGAGTAATGGCCGAACGTTCCTTCAACAGTGAGTCTTTATTCATCCAATATTTTGGTATTAATTGACTATAAACAGTTTTTTCCATTTCGCCACCTCGTTCATCATCCATCATTTGCAAATCGGTAACTCCACCTATCACAGCAACTGCCTTTATTTTATTTGTTTTCATCAAGCTCAGATAGGTCATCATTCCTCCTCTGCTCTTCCCAAACATTCCAATTTTTTCGACATCTGCCTGAGGCATTTTTCCTAAGAGTGGAATGAGGTTTAAAACATCGTTTACATCGGATCCACCAAATTCTTCCTGACCATCTCCCCCATCCGTTCCACGATATTGACTGGCAATGGCTACATAACCCCAACTAGCCACTCGTGCAAGAAGATCCACAACACTGTAAGGATTAATTTTACTGAATTCCCGATTTCCTCCACGGTTATAAATAATGGCTGGCAATTTTTCTGAACCTTTGGGATAAGCCATATAAGCTTTAACCCTGAGGCCATCACTCATGTAATAAACTTCTTCCATTTTGATGTTTTCCAAAAATGAGAATTCGGGCTTCAATGTGCTTGTTTTAGGTTCAAAAATCAATTGCCTGACTCTGGAACTAGCATAAGGATCAAAGTCTTTTCGGGAAACGATTTGCCCATTTGGCAAGCTATTGTCATAAGGTAAAGCCAGCAATGAGCCTAAATCCACTTCCTCACCATTGTTAAATAAAAATGTTATGCTGTTTAAATTTTCTAAATTCTCCAATGGGTTTTTGTCTAAAACGATAAGGTCGGCTTCATAACCTTTTTGTAATTTTCCTGTTTTCCATCCATAAGCTTCAGAAAAATTATTTGTACTTGCAGCCACTACCTCTCGATTACTTAAACCAATTCTGTGTAATATTTCCAGCTCTGAATGCAGTGAAATACCTGGCATAGTACCCCAAACATCGGTTGCGCTTCCAGCCAAATATTTACATCCGTTAGCTTGATAAACCTGTTCTATTTTTAGTTGTTGCAATGCCAAAGAAGTATAATTTGCCTGGACTTCAGGGGTATATAAATGTTTACCTGTAATTTTATCAACCGGGTTATTGATATCGACAGGGTTTAAAATTTTTGCAACCGGATCGTTCCACGGATTTTTATGATCGGGCAAATCGGCATATAGCAAACCAAAAGTTGGTATAATAAAGGTACGGCCTGAGGCCAACGTTTGAGCATGCTTCTGTAATTCTAAATTGGAGGTGTCCAATGAAGCCAGATATTGATAATATTTCCATTTAGGACTGTTCAATTTATCGCTAAATGGTTCATCAGCTACGGCCTCCCTGATTTTTTGTGGTGCCACATCCAATGAGTAACGGGTGGTGTGAACCACAGCATCAAGACCAATATTTATTGCTTCGGCATAGGATGAATGGCCCAATTCACCAATCGTGCCCATGCCCAATTTTTTAGCTTCAGCTTGTAACAACCTAACCTGATTTGGCCGGAGCTGATATTTAAGCAAAACAATTTTATACCCTTCTTTATGCAAATTTCGCAAATCGTGAAGTTGCGCATCATCTGACTTGGCTTCATCTCCCACCGATCCAAGATAATAAAAATCAGGACCTGGATTTGCATTTGGATAAAACCAACCTCGACGACCATCATCAATTTCAATAATTGTAGTAACTCCTTTAGCTAAATATGCGTTGGCATATGATTGATTGTTTAAGGTAGCAAATCCATCAATCAAACCGGGTAAAATATATTTTCCTGTTGCATCAATAACCCGTGCATTGGCTGGAATGGTCGTATTTTCATCAAAAGTACCCACAGCTATAATTTCATTTGCTTTAAAGTGGACAAAGCCATTCGGAACGTCATAATACTTTCCTTGCTCATCCTGCAGATTAATCAAAGTGGCACCTTTAATAAATACAGTATCGCTAACTTGTTGTTTTTGGCTGCAGGCTATTGACAACCACATCATGAAAAATAAAGAGAAAAGGGCTTTCATTATTTCGAATTTTTTTAAGTTAATGTATTAGAAATCAATAAAAAATGCTTGAGATTATTTCATTATTGCCTGATGTAGTTACGCAATAATTGGCTAACCCTATATGTGTTTGCATACGTTGATAAATAAGTTGATAATAAAAATAAAGCTGTTCAGTCTCTGGAATTCAGGTTTTACGTAACTTTTTACTTTTATTATCAACTAGTTAAACCATTATTTACAATTAATTCAAAATTTTGAATATTTTAATATCCATAGTTTTGAACCATATTTGAATTTGCTAACATCTCAACTTGTGGAATTGGAAATGCATATTTATAACTTCCATAAGCCGGTCCCCCATGTGTTTGGAGTACAGGATCTGATAGAGGAATATCTGAATTAGTGCGCGCCAAATCATCAAATCTAAATCCTTCGAAACATAGTTCTTTCCTTCTTTCCAGTAAAATATTATCTTTATCAGCAATAGTATAAAGATTAGCACCTCTTTTTGCAGGAACCATATTTAAATAAATTAATGCTGTCGCAGCATCACCAGTTTCTAATGCAGCCTCTGCATAAATCAAAATAACTTCTTCATAACGGATCAAAGGAACATTGTCATCAAATGAACGAGATGGATACTTACCAATATTCCTTAATTTAAAATTAGCTACTGCATCCCAATCGATCATGGCTGTTCCGGCAACAGTGCCTCCTCTTACATCATTATCATCAAATATCGTAAGAATATTAGGTAATGCACGAACATCACCATAATCAGAATAACGATATATATTAGCTAATCCGTTGATCCACTCATTATCGATATTACTATATCCCAATTCAAAAATTGAGTTTACACTTCCATCAATTGACCATGAAGCCGCATACTTATTGGCATCGATGATCGAGTACTTATTTGAAGCAATCACTATACTGGCCATTGATTTTGCTGTAGTCCAATCTTTAAAATATAAAGCTACTCTTGCAGCTAATGCTTGCGCCCCATAAGTAGTCATCAATTGTTTTGAATTATCATTTAAAGATGTACTCATCTTTGAGGTTGCAGTTGTTAAATCCTCCATGATAAACTGTTTACATTCAGCAACAGTATTTCGTATCGGAAAAAGGGTTTCTTTCGAACCTTTATAGGTTTTAACATAAGGTACACCTATATTTTGACCAGTTGTAACATGTTGTTGCCCATATATCCTTAAAAGATCAAAATGTGCTAACGCCCTAATTGCATATGCCTGGCCTATAATGTGGTCGATTTTTGTTGCATCACCTGTAATTTTATCAAGATCAGCTCCTATAATAACATTAGTTGAAGCAATAACGGTATAAATTTGAGTCCATGTGGCTGAAGCATCACTATCAGTATAAAGCATATCCATATTGCTTACTGTAGTTAATCTTGCAGAATTTCCATCTGCGAAAGCGTTATCTGAACGTACTTCACCATAAATAATTACATTTCTACCATAGTAATTATAGTTAGTCATTCTATTGTAAGCACCAAAAAGGATTCCTTGCAGGTCATCAACAGTTTTTATACTTGTGGCAACATCTTTTATCTGCGCTAGAGTTGGTTCTAGAGACTCTTTATCACAAGAAGTCACACTAACTAATAGCGTGATGGCTATTATTGAATATATAAATTTTTTCATCATTTTAAAATTTTAGATTTAACCCAAAAACAATTGATTTTACCGGGGGAGTTTCCAAACCAGTGAAACCGTCTGCGCCTACTTCCGGATCATATTTTAGTCTTTTATCTTTTACCCATATCAACAGGTTAGTACCTCGTACATAAACTTTTAGGCCATTAATTTTTAGCTTAGAAAGTATTGACTTGGAAAAATCATATCCAAAAACCAGATCTTTTAATCTCATATAGTCCCCATCATATAAAAACCTGGTAGAGGTATTTGCTGATTTATTTCCATCACTGCTCCAAACCATTTTAGGAATATCAGTAATATCACCCGGGTTTTGCCATCTATTCATTAACTCAGCGGCACCATTAAAAGATAATAATGCTTGTGTGCCATTAACCATATATAAGTTTGTCCACATTTCATATATTGCATTGCCTCCCTGGAATGATGCATTTGCATCAACAAAGAAATTTTTATAATCAACATGTAAGCTCATACCTCCACTATATGTTGGGAGAGGGCCTTTTCCCTGCCAAGCTTGTGCAGCAATACTATAATTACTGGTTGTTTCACCATCAACACCATTTACATACCAAAGTGGTAATCCGTTTGCAGGATCAACACCAGCCCATTTTATCATATACCATTCGTAAGCAGTATGGCCAACTGAAGATTTGTTCTTGTCAATGCTGTTAGAAATACTAATTTCTACTCCATTTCCGTCATAAGCTAATTCAGTAACTTCATTATCCAAGGTGGCAAAATTAAAAGATGCATTAATATTCAAATCCTTTGATTTAAGGATATCGAAAGCAACAATAAACTCAATACCTTTATTAACCATGGCCCCAACATTCTCTGTATACGAAGAATGTCCGGTACTTCGAGATAAAGGAACATTTTGTAATAGATCATAAGTTTTTTTATGGAAGTATGCAAATGAACCCGAAATTGCATTATCGAAGAACCCAAAATCAATACCAATATCTGAGTTTTTATTTTTCTCCCAAGTTAACTCACTGTTTCCATATTGATTAGTATAAATTGCGCCATTACCAATATAATTAGCATCATAAGCCAAAGATGCTTGATATCCGTTAATACCAATTGCCGAACTACCGCTAAGACCATAAGATGCTCTTACCCTTAAATTACTGATCCAATCAATATCCGAAAGAAATTTTTCCTGGCTCATATTCCAGGCTGCACCTGCAGCCCAAAATGTACCATAACGATTTGCGGCTTCGAATCTTGAAGAACCCTCGCGTCTGATTGTGAAGTCAGCAATATATCTCCCCAAGTAATTATAATTAACCATTCCTAAGTATGACAAATTAGACCAATCATAAAATGAAGATCCAGCTTGATAATTAGAACCAGCATTATCAATATTTGTTAAACCATCTGCCGGGAAATTTTCGCCATAACCCGTTAACCTATTTTGTTTATTTTTTTGGTATTCCAACAATGCTGTGACCGATATACGATGGTTTTCTTTATAAACCATTAAATAATCTAAAGAGTTTTGAGCTACATAGTTAAAATTTCTTTCGATCTGATCAGATGAAGAACCATTCAATGCCTTACCATCACCATGAATCCTGTTCCTGTACACTTTGTATTCACTGATTGCATAATCCAAAGATATCCTGGATTTGAACTTTAAATTCTTTACAATTTCCCATTCAATATTAGAGTTTGATATAGCACGGGTTAAATCATTATAGGTAATATCGTGTTTAGCTAAATATAAGTAATTGTAATAAACGCTTCCCTTATAGCTAATATTAATATTTCCATCTTCATCATAAGGTGTTATCCAAGGCGACATAAAGAAAGCTGCTGCTCGAGGATTTGCAAATTGTCGACCTCCTTCAAGAAATCCAGTTTGATGATTATTTGAAACGTTTGCTCTTGTTGAAAAAGTAAGGTTATTTCTAAATTTTCGGCCATAGCTTAATACTCCGGTTACTCTTTTAAAATCATTGCCTATAACTGTTGCTTCAGTTTTATTATAACTGAAAGAAGCATAAAATGATTGTAAATCATCTCCTCCTGTGGCAGATAAAGATACATTTTGCACAGGCGCGTTCTTGCTATCAACTGCTTCATTCCAATCAGCAAATGGTCTTCCGGCATTTACCCAATTCTGAAGTGTACGATTATCTTTGTTTTTGGCTACTACATATGAATATGCTTCCGCTTCCGAAAATCCATTGGCCTGGCCATAAGTATTATAGATAGCCTCTAAAAGTAATTCTTCCCGTTGAGCACCATTTAATGCCAATCTACCCTTTGTTGCATCATTTTGGAATCCATGAGAGGCTGAAAAATCAAATTGAGTTTTGCCACTTTTACCTTTTTTAGTTGTAATAACAATTACACCATTTGATCCACGGGCTCCATAAGCAGAAGTTGCAGATGCATCTTTTAGAATTGTTATGGACTCTATATCGGCACTATTTAAAGAAGCTAATGAAGTCAAGGAGCTTCTAACACTTGTGCCCCAGCTTGTTGTGCCGACATTTGAAACACTTCCGCTTATCATAGGAACTCCATCAATTACAAATAAAGGATCGTTTCCGGCTGTAAGCGAACCCATTCCCCTGATACGGATATCTTGAAAAGAGCCTGGGGTGCCCGATGTTGCCGAAATTGTTAATCCTGCAACTTTACCTTGTAATGCCTGATCGACAGAAGCTACAGGGATTTGTGCAAGCTGAGCACCAGATACCTGAACGGTTGAACCGGTGATTTCATTTTTACCTTTGGTTCCGTAACCAACAACAATAACCTCATTTAAACTGGTTGCTGATGGATTTAAAA
Protein-coding regions in this window:
- a CDS encoding TonB-dependent receptor, producing MKNFLHVSFRDSRIRRNFLILMKLSLILSMVLGVISAQANGQKEGTFSLKLENVSIENVFREIEKSSNYRFIYQVDDLKGLNQISIDLKDADINNVLTECLKGSQLESLIENEYIIIRKSMEVKTIKAIEVSLINIKGKVLDKDGISLPGATVLEEGTSNGVITDQNGNFSLKVTGSASVLKVSFIGFETQFIEVGDKTEFSIVLNPSATSLNEVIVVGYGTKGKNEITGSTVQVSGAQLAQIPVASVDQALQGKVAGLTISATSGTPGSFQDIRIRGMGSLTAGNDPLFVIDGVPMISGSVSNVGTTSWGTSVRSSLTSLASLNSADIESITILKDASATSAYGARGSNGVIVITTKKGKSGKTQFDFSASHGFQNDATKGRLALNGAQREELLLEAIYNTYGQANGFSEAEAYSYVVAKNKDNRTLQNWVNAGRPFADWNEAVDSKNAPVQNVSLSATGGDDLQSFYASFSYNKTEATVIGNDFKRVTGVLSYGRKFRNNLTFSTRANVSNNHQTGFLEGGRQFANPRAAAFFMSPWITPYDEDGNINISYKGSVYYNYLYLAKHDITYNDLTRAISNSNIEWEIVKNLKFKSRISLDYAISEYKVYRNRIHGDGKALNGSSSDQIERNFNYVAQNSLDYLMVYKENHRISVTALLEYQKNKQNRLTGYGENFPADGLTNIDNAGSNYQAGSSFYDWSNLSYLGMVNYNYLGRYIADFTIRREGSSRFEAANRYGTFWAAGAAWNMSQEKFLSDIDWISNLRVRASYGLSGSSAIGINGYQASLAYDANYIGNGAIYTNQYGNSELTWEKNKNSDIGIDFGFFDNAISGSFAYFHKKTYDLLQNVPLSRSTGHSSYTENVGAMVNKGIEFIVAFDILKSKDLNINASFNFATLDNEVTELAYDGNGVEISISNSIDKNKSSVGHTAYEWYMIKWAGVDPANGLPLWYVNGVDGETTSNYSIAAQAWQGKGPLPTYSGGMSLHVDYKNFFVDANASFQGGNAIYEMWTNLYMVNGTQALLSFNGAAELMNRWQNPGDITDIPKMVWSSDGNKSANTSTRFLYDGDYMRLKDLVFGYDFSKSILSKLKINGLKVYVRGTNLLIWVKDKRLKYDPEVGADGFTGLETPPVKSIVFGLNLKF
- a CDS encoding prolyl oligopeptidase family serine peptidase, translated to MKALFSLFFMMWLSIACSQKQQVSDTVFIKGATLINLQDEQGKYYDVPNGFVHFKANEIIAVGTFDENTTIPANARVIDATGKYILPGLIDGFATLNNQSYANAYLAKGVTTIIEIDDGRRGWFYPNANPGPDFYYLGSVGDEAKSDDAQLHDLRNLHKEGYKIVLLKYQLRPNQVRLLQAEAKKLGMGTIGELGHSSYAEAINIGLDAVVHTTRYSLDVAPQKIREAVADEPFSDKLNSPKWKYYQYLASLDTSNLELQKHAQTLASGRTFIIPTFGLLYADLPDHKNPWNDPVAKILNPVDINNPVDKITGKHLYTPEVQANYTSLALQQLKIEQVYQANGCKYLAGSATDVWGTMPGISLHSELEILHRIGLSNREVVAASTNNFSEAYGWKTGKLQKGYEADLIVLDKNPLENLENLNSITFLFNNGEEVDLGSLLALPYDNSLPNGQIVSRKDFDPYASSRVRQLIFEPKTSTLKPEFSFLENIKMEEVYYMSDGLRVKAYMAYPKGSEKLPAIIYNRGGNREFSKINPYSVVDLLARVASWGYVAIASQYRGTDGGDGQEEFGGSDVNDVLNLIPLLGKMPQADVEKIGMFGKSRGGMMTYLSLMKTNKIKAVAVIGGVTDLQMMDDERGGEMEKTVYSQLIPKYWMNKDSLLKERSAITRVHEISKTCPILIMHGTSDWRVPPMAAINMASAFQKGKIPYRLVMMEGADHGLTEFKEETNLMLKEWFDRFLIMNEPLPDLEKHGN
- a CDS encoding RagB/SusD family nutrient uptake outer membrane protein, whose protein sequence is MKKFIYSIIAITLLVSVTSCDKESLEPTLAQIKDVATSIKTVDDLQGILFGAYNRMTNYNYYGRNVIIYGEVRSDNAFADGNSARLTTVSNMDMLYTDSDASATWTQIYTVIASTNVIIGADLDKITGDATKIDHIIGQAYAIRALAHFDLLRIYGQQHVTTGQNIGVPYVKTYKGSKETLFPIRNTVAECKQFIMEDLTTATSKMSTSLNDNSKQLMTTYGAQALAARVALYFKDWTTAKSMASIVIASNKYSIIDANKYAASWSIDGSVNSIFELGYSNIDNEWINGLANIYRYSDYGDVRALPNILTIFDDNDVRGGTVAGTAMIDWDAVANFKLRNIGKYPSRSFDDNVPLIRYEEVILIYAEAALETGDAATALIYLNMVPAKRGANLYTIADKDNILLERRKELCFEGFRFDDLARTNSDIPLSDPVLQTHGGPAYGSYKYAFPIPQVEMLANSNMVQNYGY